TTTGCCTGTCTGCCAGATGAACATTGGCAAGCAGGTGAGACTGAAATTGAAGTTGAAAAACCAGCTTCACCTTTTGCTGTGTTAGCAGCATTAAAAACGAAAAAATAATTTATTTGGTTTAGGAGTTAACCCATGGCGGTTCAAAAGAGTAAAAAAAGTCAATCACGTCGCGGTATGCGCCGTTCACATGATGCATTGTCTTCAACTACGTTGGCAGTAGACAGCACATCAGGTGAGTTGCACCGTCGTCATCATGTTACTGCTGACGGTTTTTACCGTGGCCGCAAGGTTGTCGCTGATAAGAGCGAATAAGGTGATAAGCATTGACGCTTAAAATCGCTATCGATGCAATGGGCGGGGATCACGGACCTCAGGTTGTGATCCCCGCTGCCATATCAGCATTACAAAAACACGCTGACGTGGAACTGATCCTTGTCGGTGATAAATCGGTATTGGAGCCGGCTTTAGCAGAACATCATTCTGACGAAGTGGCGCGTTTGCAAATACATCATGCTTCTCAGCTTGTCGCAATGGATGAGTCCCCGGCTAGTGCACTGCGGACGAAGAAAGATTCTTCAATGCGCGTTGCTATTGATTTGGTT
The genomic region above belongs to Methylophaga frappieri and contains:
- the rpmF gene encoding 50S ribosomal protein L32 encodes the protein MAVQKSKKSQSRRGMRRSHDALSSTTLAVDSTSGELHRRHHVTADGFYRGRKVVADKSE